TGGCGACGGGCGCCGCGGCGCTCACGGCGTAGGAGGCGAGCCAGGGGCGCCTGGGGCCACCGGAAGGCCTCCCGTGTGCAGGGAGAGCTTGCCGATGCCGGTCTCCACGACGACCAGCTGCACGGCAGCTACAGGGTGAGACCTCGAACGACCAGATCGATCAGCGCACACACGAACAGGGCAATCCCGATGAACCCGTTGACGGTGAAGAACGCCCGGTTCAGCCGGGACAGGTCGTGCGGCGTCACGATCGTGTGCTCGTAGGCGAACGCCACCGCGACGATCACCAGACCGGCCCAGAAGAACAGCCCGGCGCCGGTCGCCAGCGCGTACCAGACCAGCAGGCCCATGGTCACGGCATGGCAGACCCGCGCCCCCCACAGCGCGGCCGGAATGCCGAAGCGGGCCGGGAACGACTTCACCCCGTGGGCCCGGTCGGCCTGGACGTCCTGGCAGGCGAAGATCAGGTCGAAACCGCCGATCCAGATGCCGACCGCGAGGCCGAGGATCACCGGGTCCCAGGACCAGGTGCCGGTGACCGCGAGCCACGCCCCGACCGGTCCTATGGCCTGGGCGAGGCCCAGGATGGCGTGCGGGTAGTTCGTGAACCGCTTCCCGTACGGGTAGACCACCATCGGGACGACCGCGAGCGGCGCGAGCGCCAGGCACAGCGGGTTGAGCAGGGCGGCGGCGCCCAGGAAGACCACCAGGGCGATGCCCGCCCCGGTCC
This DNA window, taken from Streptomyces sp. SCSIO 30461, encodes the following:
- the mqnP gene encoding menaquinone biosynthesis prenyltransferase MqnP translates to MSASAAAVPGPGRTKAFLRLVMIEHSVFALPFAYIAALTAMFRIDGRIDWVTLLLVTVCMVGLRTFAMACNRIIDREIDARNPRTANRELVTGAVSVRSAWTGAGIALVVFLGAAALLNPLCLALAPLAVVPMVVYPYGKRFTNYPHAILGLAQAIGPVGAWLAVTGTWSWDPVILGLAVGIWIGGFDLIFACQDVQADRAHGVKSFPARFGIPAALWGARVCHAVTMGLLVWYALATGAGLFFWAGLVIVAVAFAYEHTIVTPHDLSRLNRAFFTVNGFIGIALFVCALIDLVVRGLTL